The following DNA comes from Anastrepha obliqua isolate idAnaObli1 chromosome 1, idAnaObli1_1.0, whole genome shotgun sequence.
aaaaatctaatttttgaactaaaaggaaatgaacaaaaaaaaaaaaaaacaaatgtggcAAATGTTTTCTAAAAGCCCAACTTTCTATGCAATTATAATCATCACTTGAACGAGCTATATCGAATTCTTTTAACACTCTGTTGGGAACCCGGTCTGACCAGCTTTTTATACTTTGGGCGTGAAATtatcatatttctattatagctgaCGACTTGAGCtacctaaaattatttttctatcgatttaaggatataaccttttaaaaaggaacagGACGCAAAAAGGCCCGACCgaaggtttaaaaaaagtgcACAACGGAGGGTTAATCTTGATGCGTCAACTCCATGTTTTAAATAGGGATGCGATATATATTTTCGCATAGAATTACCTTCTTTCTTTATTCATAtgtttttccaataagagacacggacatttttttttacttttttaatgtaGTTACATATTctttgcacattatttttttgaaagttatttGCCCATTACTAATTCATCATTTCGAAACATTCAGTCCGTACACAGCGAAATTCACACCAACGGGTAGCTCGCACTCCTTGCAATACCCCCATAGTTGACATGGCGCGGTACTCTTATATAACCATCCATGCCCCAACTAACACCCCACGAATTCTTCAATATCCAATAGTCTGTATTCGTCACATTATCTCGTCCATAGCCAACCACAAGTACCGCATGATTTGGTTGGCCTTCGCCACAAGCATCGTCATCAAAAATTCCCTGCCTATAGAATTGTTGGCGCAGACAATGGGAATTGATTTTCACAGCAATCGGGCCCACCGTGGCTAcagcagccaatagattgtatTCATCATCGGGTGTTAGTCGGACAAAACCTTTGCTGGTCGCAACTATCGCAGACGCATCAAACAAACATTCCGGCCCTAATTGCGCGCGATATGGATACACAGCTGCTGAATTGATGCCACCATTGTCGCGCACATACAAGAAGCTGCGTTCCTTATTGCCACCACGGCAACCCTTATTTCCGTAAGTAATAGTGCAGTCTATTAGGTTCTGCTCCGAGAGTGAAATGAGTTTCGACGTTTTGCGAAAATGTTGCCCCTCCAAAGCGCCAGTGGCAGCAAAAGCCCAACAAGAACCGCATCGATCTACATAGAAGGTGAAGTGGACAAGTAGtgttaacaaacatttttaattcgtATATGTGTAGTCGtaggtgtatgtgtatatgtatgtatactttgcTTTTTGACTTCCGTTACAGCACCCAATTCACGCCAATCCACTGCTGCTGGAAATTCAACATTGGCTGGTGGTATAAAGGTGGCGCCTTGCTTAAATACACTTGGCatactatttatttatcaaagcgaaaatattatatttttgtttaattttagatTTGACGATGGCTAAAATTCGACTCACTCGTGGATGTCCTCGTTGCCAATCAACAAACTAGCAAACTCCTCTGCGCTCAAGTCGGCATATTCATTTACACCCAACTCAAAGTTGCTGAGTCCCTTCGTATAGTTCAGGTTGTGTTCTTCAATGAGCgcgaaattttttagaaatacacCTTCTCTCCTGCGCTCTTCGCTGTCGGTTTCATAGTGTTTGCCATAAACTAACTGAAAtagagaaatattttgaaaactagccggtataaaaatattaatattatgaattttgcaaatataaatttttttttattccaatagATACTCGTAGGCTAGAAGCGCGAGATATTCAAAAGTTtcgagtatttatttattttttaattaacatttaaGATCACTGcatcgcaaaatatttttttaaagacagcTAAAGAACAGCAAGGCTATCAGAATGTACATCAGAAAGAACGCTTGCGCTTGTCCAAGAAATAAAAGATTTAATGCACATTAATGTTGCAAAGATAAGAAATACTAAAAcacaattaaaagtaaaattcgCTGAACTAAATAAGTGAGGCAAACGAAGCGCTCGACGTGACAAAAGATAATTGACCCAAGAACTAGCAGAAGGCGTTAAGAAAGTGGCCGAGGCTCAccgaaaaaatatacaaagtaaCAAAGCGGCTAATTACCAAACAATTATTACAAGTTACCCTCTGAAGGATGATAATGGTCGCATTACAGCCAACAAAGAAGAACAAATTAATATATGGGCgaaacatactttttttttgcgaatGAGAGGGTTTAGAATGTCCAATGCATCTTCAAAGTTGCCGTCGCAGCAATGTTATGTGCGGAGATTAAAAAACTCGCACTCGTTTGGAACCGTCGCCCACCCTGGAACCGCATTTGCATTACTTCAGAGGGAAGCTCCATCTTCCAATGTGTCTGCGTCCAGGCCTCGTTTTTTTATCCACTAATGATCTCCCACTTTTTCTCGCTGCTTAGAATTTACTGTGGTTATGTGGCTGACTGCATTCTCCAGCACTCGACGTTCTTATTTCCAACGCTTGGATTGGAAGAATGTATGTTCAGCGTCATCCTCATATATGCATTTGGGATGTTCGCGAAACATTATAGACATCCTAACTGGCGCTACAGAAGAGAACATCAACATCTCGAAACGGAAGGCATCAACAGTTTCGATTACCCCTATTGTAGACTTTCCGCGTCCAAAGCCGTGCTGTCTTGCTGATAATGCTCCAACGTTATCTATGACTGCGGCGAGCATGCATAATGACTGATATATTGATGAGAGGTTCGAGTTGCCTTTCTCGAAAAAATATTATCTACgatttttattgctgctttaATTCCTGCCCAGCAGAAGCAGAAGGACCTTGAAAGACTGATAAAGCCTCGACTGGCCGCAGTCATGGATAACGCCGGAAGATTATTAGCAAGACAGCACGGCTTTGGACGCAGAAAGTCTACAATAGGGGTAATCGAAACTGTCATAAACAGCGTAGGAAAAGCGCAACAGGGCAGTATTCAATCCAGAAGACATAGTCAGTCCTCCTTGCCCCCTTAGATGTAAGAAACGCTTTGAATAGCGTAAGATGAGCGAACATATTAGCCACCTTGGAGCTAAGGTTCAAAATTCCGGCATACATAGAGCGCATAATAAGGAATTACTTACGAGATCGCAAACTCGTCTATCAAACTAAAATTCGACTAAAAATCAAACCCAGAGGGTTCTTGTTGTAAAGACGTTACATCCAGAGCAGAACAAAGATCAATTGTCGGTCTCGACTTGTGGAACATTAGTTATGACGAGATATTCAATATAGAAATGCCTGATAGTGCCTTTCTAATCGGATACGCAGACGATATTGCTGCAGTCATCATAGCACAAAACCTTGAAGAAACTCGTAGAAAACTTAACCGAGTCATGAGATGAAGACAAACATGCCTAgattcacgtggcctcaaattAGCCACAGAGAAAGCCGAGCTAGTGCTTCTAACCAAGAAGCACATTCCGTTAGAAGTTAGCATGCAAACATGCTCAAATGCGAACAAAAATATCACGCGAAGTATCTGACTTCAAATTCAGATTCAAAGCGGTCGCCTTAGCCAAATGGGGTGGTGCATGACTTCCATTCGGTAGTGCACGGGTTAGCAATCTCGGGCTCGAAACACcagatgataaaaaaagttatttataataGCGGTGGCAAACCTCTggctgtatttctgccatgaccaGCTCTTCATGAAAAATTATCGGcggttcggaggcggcataaaactgtaaatCCCTCCAACATAaagactcacaccacaaatactagaagaagctcgaccaaaaaaccaaaataattaaattttgctgAATAGAGTcaacaataattaaatttaatcaaaatcacCAAACTGAGAACACTTCTCAGACTTATCACTGTTAACACTAGAATGCCTAAGGAAGCCGTTTTGActgcttttcaatttcaattagaaGAACAATTGAGTATATAATGACACACCTTCGTATAATTTTGTGACTTTTTGAAGAACATATAAATGCTTAAATTAATCTTTGTAGTTGGCTCCTTTCCGTCATTTCCGGTAAATATTAGATGATTATTTTTGCGGCACCTTGCATATGTCTTATTATAAATGTAACTACcacaatttatttatgtgaatgtaaatatgtatatgtatatgtaccttgaattgttggaaatattTGCTGTCCACATCAATTGCGGCATTGCCTAACCCAAATGAAgtacaaaagcaaaacaaataaaatacaacaaatcgCTTCATTCTCACTGACAAATCACTGAAATGCAATATCAACCGTCGCTTTGCGTGTTTAATTACaactaaatttacaattttttagaatCTTTCAATATCTGAATTTTTGAATGCCAGCGACCTAGTCAATGACCTTTAATGGTTGGTTGATGAAAACTAGTTTCGTCAGCTGCTGCTACCTGCAGTTGCAACAGCTGCATCCAAAGAATGCTGCAGAAGTAAAAGAAATGGGAAGAAAAAGTATACCAACAACACCAAATCTAATGAAGCTCTTTACAATAAATGTAACCAATTTACTTTGAAGCCGTTTCGAAGATGAACGGCGCGAAAGTAATTTATTGGATATTTGTATAatcaaaaatcactttatttattttgcttaataatttgttgtttgtttaataatagtgttttttgttttgtgttgtaAATGGAAACAGGAAATACCAAATCAGTAACATTCTTCGGCGCTTATAAAACGTCTAGAGTCCTATTAGAtctcaatgaaaatattttccatttccaaTTCTCCCACTAAAAAATGATGTCTCgcaacttaaggggttatatacagttagaattttcaaaaaatccatttcgtgtttattttattttcttaatgtgcatatatttaagaatgcacagagaaaatttaatatcgttccggtgaatattttcgaagttacacgcaaatttgaaaaggcgtttcagagaatTTGTATTCTATGTAAAGTgctttccaaactttaaacgcgtttttctcaaaaccgtgTTTTCGAAGTCGGTGGACATCGAACCGATCATCTTGAAATTTGAACACAACCTTCTCAGATATATTCTCCAGGTATTAGTTGAAAGAATAAGAATTCTGAtgattatttcaattttttttaggcaATTTGTCGCGaaaatttttgcagaaaattcgattttttttcctatACCCGCCATTTTATcagaaactaaaattttgactatttcttCGATTAATACCTAGCTTTATCTATACGCAAAAATAATCtaattggttttttgatttcagttaatCCAAACCGAAGATGTTTTGTCCACCACCGAACGCTTTTTTTTGGAGGACGCTTGGGAGATCATCTGCAGGAGCCGtgcacttcaatattttcactaactttacgtgctataattaactttaaagtagaaattatttgaataattaaaaattgtgttgtttaataaaatcgttttttgtaaaaaactctcaaaaaaaagtgattttccaGGCTTACaagtgtatataaaaaaatccattcatataatttaaagaaaaagaaaaaaattgttaatattgtaattattataattaagctTAAACGAGTTACCAAATCGAATCAATCTTGTGTACTCTCTCCAATAATGGTTACAGTGCTGGAAAAAATAATAGGGACATACCCTCGCATGTATTCTTATAACCGACGCCATGTTAACCACAgaatcgaaagcattatatgctaCATTAAAGATTAAGATATATAGTGCGAGTTACATCTTATATGAttacaacattaaaaaatacatctatactaggggtgggactattcgaataaaaattattcgaataataaaatcttttattcgagaggtattcgtaattcgaataatatttattcgaattttttattcgtttattcgaataatgctattcgaatacctaACTATTCGAATTGTTTACTAGTTTACTAGtttacctcactattcgaatacatcactgttcgaatacttcactattcgaatatttttggttaatatttatttagattagcggactactaatcggtttatgtacaagtgcatgcaccatgagaagggccaatgtaatttttatatttttaaaagcattttctccctgatgtaaatgaatatatagtgaggtattcgaatagtaaggtattcgattagtgaggtattcgaatagtaaactattcgaatagtgaggtattcgaatagtgaggtattcgaatagtaaattatatgaatagtaaactattcgaatagtgaggtattcgaataatgaactattcgaattatttgaacgcgccgccaaagttcatggataccgaattggaggaattgctcgatcaagatccggctcaaacgcaagaagaggttgcaaaaactttgggagttgatcaatcaaccatttccaaacgtttaaaagccatgggaatgatccgaaattcaaatttcgaaaaaagccgcacgaacttattcatagacctattattattcgttttattcgaataatgtttattcgaatattattcgaaaataatcccacccctaatctatacaaataaattgtgtcaaaaaaatatcgggaaaagcgcgcgttacacataagtcaacatttttttgctggagtgttggtacaactgtcctctatagagTCGTAGAGTTTGAGTgagatctgtcaattagcttgttttgggCATTTAATTTTATCAGTCAAGCAGCAGGTGTGATCTGCGATTTTCACCATGGTTAAAAATACCGAACacagaatttgtcttaaattttgtgagtTTGAACAGGATTTCATGTGCCGAGTCGTTGAAAATGTTTCAGAACgtctatggcgagtgtgctttat
Coding sequences within:
- the LOC129237443 gene encoding procathepsin L-like; its protein translation is MKRFVVFYLFCFCTSFGLGNAAIDVDSKYFQQFKLVYGKHYETDSEERRREGVFLKNFALIEEHNLNYTKGLSNFELGVNEYADLSAEEFASLLIGNEDIHDMPSVFKQGATFIPPANVEFPAAVDWRELGAVTEVKKQNRCGSCWAFAATGALEGQHFRKTSKLISLSEQNLIDCTITYGNKGCRGGNKERSFLYVRDNGGINSAAVYPYRAQLGPECLFDASAIVATSKGFVRLTPDDEYNLLAAVATVGPIAVKINSHCLRQQFYRQGIFDDDACGEGQPNHAVLVVGYGRDNVTNTDYWILKNSWGVSWGMDGYIRVPRHVNYGGIARSASYPLV